The genomic window TTTCCTACAGTATAATTAGATGGTCTGGGTCATTGTGTGGTGAAGTTTCATACAGTATAATTAGATGGTCTGGGTCATTGTGTGGTGAAGTTTCCTACAGTATAATTAGATGGTCTGGGTCATTATGTGGTGAAGTTTCCTACAGTATAATTCGATGGTCTGGGTCATTGTGTGGTGAAGTTTCCTACAGTATAATTAGATGGTCTGGGTCATTGTGTGATAAAGTTTCCTACAGTATAATTAGATGGTCTGGGTCATTGTGTGATAAAGTTTCCTACAGTATAATTAGATGGTCTGGGTCATTGTGTGGTAAAGTTTCCTACAGTATAATTAGATGGTCTGGGTCATTCTGTGGTAAAGTTTCCTACAGTATAATTAGATGGTCTGGGTCCTTCTGAGGTAAAGTTTCCTACAGTATGGTTAGATGGTCTGGGTCATTCTGTGGTAAAGTTTCATACACTATAATTTGATGGTCTGGGTCATTCTGTGGTAAAGTTTCATACACTACAATTAGATGGTCTGGGTCATTCTGTGGTAAAGTTTCATACACTATAATTAGATGGTCTGGGTCATTCTGTGGTAAAGTTTCATACACTACAATTAGATGGTCTGGGTCATTCTGTGGTAAAGTTTCATACACTACAATTAGATGGTCTGGGTCATTCTGTGGTAAAGTTTCATACACTACAATTAGATGGTCTGGGTCATTCTGTGGTAAAGTTTCATACACTATAATTAGATGGTCTGGGTCCTTCTGAGGTAAAGTTTCATACACTACAATTAGATGGTCTGGGTCATTCTGTGGTAAAGTTTCCTACAGTATAATTAGATGGTCTGGGTCATTCTGTGGTAAAGTTTCATACACTACAATTAGATGGTCTGGGTCATTCTGTGGTAAAGTTTCATACACTACAATTAGATGGTCTGGGTCATTCTGTGGTAAAGTTTCATACACTACAATTAGATGGTCTGGGTCATTCTGTGGTAAAGTTTCATACACTACAATTAGATGGTCTGGGTCATTCTGTGGTAAAGTTTCATACACTACAATTAGATGGTCTGGGTCATTCTGTGGTAAAGTTTCATACACTACAATTAGATGGTCTGGGTCATTCTGTGGTAAAGTTTCATACACTATAATTAGATGGTCTGGGTCCTTCTGAGGTAAAGTTTCATACACTACAATTAGATGGTCTGGGTCATTCTGTGGTAAAGTTTCCTACAGTATAATTAGATGGTCTGGGTCATTCTGTGGTAAAGTTTCATACACTACAATTAGATGGTCTGGGTCATTCTGTGGTAAAGTTTCATACACTACAATTAGATGGTCTGGGTCATTCTGTGGTAAAGTTTCATACACTACAATTAGATGGTCTGGGTCATTCTGTGGTAAAGTTTCATACACTACAATTAGATGGTCTGGGTCATTCTGTGGTAAAGTTTCATACACTATAATTAGATGGTCTGGGTCATTCTGTGGTAAAGTTTCATACACTACAATTAGATGGTCTGGGTCATTATGTGGTGAAGTTTCATACACTACAATTAGATGGTCTGGGTCATTATGTGGTGAAGTTTCATACACTATAATTTGATGGTCTGGGTCATTGTGTGGTGAAGTTTCATACACTATAATTAGATGGTCTGGGTCATTCTGTGGTAAAGTTTCATACACTACAATTAGATGGTCTGGGTCATTATGTGGTGAAGTTTCATACACTATAATTAGATGGTCTGGGTCATTCTGTGGTAAAGTTTCATACACTACAATTAGATGGTCTGGGTCATTATGTGGTGAAGTTTCATACACTACAATTAGATGGTCTGGGTCATTCTGTGGTAAAGTTTCATACACTATAATTAGAAGGTCTGGGTCATTATGTGGTGAAGTTTCATACACTATAATTAGATGGTCTGGGTCCTTCTGAGGTAAAGTTTCCTACAGTATGATTAGATGGTCTGGGTCCTTCTGAGGTAAAGTTTCCTACAGTATGATTAGATGGTCTGGGTCATTGTGTGATAAAGTTTCATGCAGTATAATTAGATAGTCTGGGTCATTGTGTGATAAAGTTTCCTACAGTATAATTAGATGGTCTGGGTCATTGTGTGGTGAAGTTTCCTACAGTATAATTAGATGGTCTGGGTCATTGTGTGATAAAGTTTCATGCAGTATAATTAGATGGTCTGGGTCATTCTGTGGTAAAGTTTCCTACAGTATAATTAGATGGTCTGGGTCCTTCTGAGGTAAAGTTTCCTACAGTATGATTAGATGGTCTGGGTCATTCTTAGGTAAAGTTTCATGCAGTATAATTAGGTTGTTTGTGGCATTCTGTGGTTAAGTTTCACACAGCCTGTAGAATTTGATGGTAATATTTTACTTACAAGGTATAGGCTATTAATTTGTTAAAAGCTTTGCAAAATGTGTGATCTGTGACACTTAATGATAAATGATTTTTAAGACTACATTGTGTAGGATTTTTATGTAAAGAATGGAATGTTGTATTCAGCATAACATATATCCAGTGCTAAATGTCACCCCTGTCTGAAGTATACAATACCTGATTTCAGCATCCCAAGGTTGCTACCAGGACCTCCCCCATGCCCGTTTCCTGGCCTCAAACCCTGGTAACTATGAACCAGACACCATCACCCCTACAGAATGTGGGAACAAATGTGGAGAGATTGGGTGTGCCTACTCTGGACTCACTGGGGGCAAAGTGTGCTTGTGTGGAGATTTGATGCCCCCAACTGCTGCTCACAGCTCAATGTGTACAGAGCCTTGTGCTGGGGATGCAGGATTATGTGTGGATCAAAAACAACACAAGACTATACCAATGTGTATTCAACACCTGAAAAATTGACAGGCTTCAGTATCAACCCTCCAGGTAAGTCTAAAATATACCTGTAAAATTTACAGGTAAATCTACATAACACCTGTCAAACAGACAAGTAAGTCTAAAACatacctgtaaaactgacagGTAAAGTCTACATAACACCTGTAAAACAGACAAGTAAGTCTAAAACATACCTGTAAAACTGAAAGGTAAGTCTACATAACCACTGTAAAACTGACAGGTAAGtctaaaatatacatgtaaaactgACAGGTAAGTCTAAAACATACAgtacctgtaaaactgacaggtaagtttacaacatacctgtaaaactgacagGTAAATCTACATAACACCTGTAAAACAGACAAGTAAGTCTAAAACATACCTGTAAAACTGAAAGGTAAGTCTACATAACCACTGTAAAACTGACAGGTAAGtctaaaatatacatgtaaaactgACAGGTAAGTCTAAAACATACAgtacctgtaaaactgacagGTAAGTCTACAACatacctgtaaaactgacagGTAAGTCTAAACTACACCTGTAAAACAGACAGGTAAGACTACAACATACCTGTAAAACAGACAGGTAAGACTACAACatacctgtaaaactgacagGTAAGTCTACAGACTTTGCCACATTTGTAAAACTGACAGTAACGTGTACATTCAGCATAAAGCAGCATCAGATATTAAGGTATGCAACACATCTATACAAAGATGTATTTCAGTGCCAATTCCACAGGTGAGGTACATTTGTGTAGCAACAGTAACCtaggaaaacatttaaataccaTAAATTACCCCTATAGTCACTTAGTCAAAGTACTAGAAATCCACATATTTTTCTCTTCCAGAGTATGTTGAAACCTATACCTCTACAAACATTGTGTTTAACTTGACCTCTGGGCTTGGGGTCCAGGTTGCAGGCCGTGTATTTGATGGGACCCCCACCTTTGGTCCCATCTCTACCCTTTTCCTCCAACACCAGTTGAGGAATTCTGGGAAAGTTGGAATGGTTTCCACAGCAACTGACTTAAATGGAGTCACAAGTTCTGCCAGAACTGTCCTCAATGTAAGTTACCATTTAAATCTATTTACTATTTTACTGTTAAACTTGTAATAATGGGAATCCGAGTGTTGTCACAGCTGTCCCGACATCAGTTTTATCACTAACATACCTATAACTGaatgttatcactgatgtccCTATGATGTAGTGTTATCACTGATGTCCCTATGGTGTTGTGTTATCACTGATGTCCCTATGGTGTTGTGTTATCACTGATGTCCCTATAACTAAGTGTTATCACTGATGTCCCTATGATGTTGTGTTATCACTGATGTCCCTATGGTGTAGTGTTATCACTGATGTCCCTATGGTGTAGTGTTATCACTGATGTCCCTATAACTGAGTGTTATCACTGATGTCCCTATGATGTAGTGTTATCACTGATGTCCCTATGGTGTAGTGTTATCACTGACGTCCCTATGATGTAGTGTTATCACTGAGGTCCCTATGGTGTAAAAATATCACTGATGTCCCTATGGTGTAGTGTTATCACTGATGTCCCTATAACTGAGTGTTATCACTGATGTCCCTATGATGTAGTGTTATCACTGATGTCCCTATGGTGTAGTGTTATCACTGACGTCCCTATGATGTAGTGTTATCACTGAGGTCCCTATGGTGTAAAAATATCACTGATGTCCCTGTGGTGTAGTGTTATCACTGATGTCCCTATGATGTaatgttatcactgatgtccCTATGGTGTAGTGTTATCACTGATGTCCCTAATGTGTagtgttatcactaatgtccctATGGTGTAGTGTTATCACTGATGTCCCTATGATGTAGTGTTATCACTGATGTCCCTATGGTGTAGTGTTATCACTGATGTCCCTATGATGTAGTGTTATCACTGATGTCCCTATAACTGAGTGTTATCACTGATGTCCCTATGATGTAGTGTTATCACTGATGTCCCTATGATGTAGTGTTATCACTGATGTCCCTATAACTAAGTGTTATCACTGATGTCCCTATAACTGAGTGTTATCACTGATGTCCCTATAACTGAGTGTTATCACTGATGTCCCTATGATGTagtgttatcactaatgtccctatgatgtagtgttatcactaatgtccctatgatgtagtgttatcactaatgtccctATAACTAAGTGTTATCACTGATGTCCCTATATCTGAGTGTTATCACTGATGTCCCTATAACTGAGTGTTATCACTGATGTCCCTATGATGTAGTGTTATCACTGATGTCCCTATGGTGTAGTGTTATCACTGATGTCCCTATGGTGTAGTGTTATCACTGATGTCCCTATAACTGAGTGTTATCACTGATGTCCCTATGGTGTAGTGTTATCACTGATGTCCCTATGATGTAGTGTTATCACTGATGTCCCCATGATGTaatgttatcactgatgtccCCATGATGTaatgttatcactgatgtccCTATGGTGTaatgttatcactgatgtc from Pecten maximus chromosome 1, xPecMax1.1, whole genome shotgun sequence includes these protein-coding regions:
- the LOC117334442 gene encoding WSC domain-containing protein ARB_07870-like; translation: MEQKIPWLLLILWICTLRPIESASQGCYQDLPHARFLASNPGNYEPDTITPTECGNKCGEIGCAYSGLTGGKVCLCGDLMPPTAAHSSMCTEPCAGDAGLCVDQKQHKTIPMCIQHLKN